The proteins below are encoded in one region of Salvelinus fontinalis isolate EN_2023a chromosome 10, ASM2944872v1, whole genome shotgun sequence:
- the LOC129863476 gene encoding high mobility group protein B3-like, giving the protein MAKGDARKPKGKMSAYAYFVQTCREEHKNKNPEIPVNFSEFSKKCSGRWKTMSPKEKSKFEDQAKQDKARYDSEMTSYGPPGKRGKKALKDPNAPKRPPSGFFVFCAEQRPKIKAQHPSFGIGDVAKKLGEMWNNLTDSNKQPYLAKANKLKEKYQKDVADYKGGKVGGAGASKSKKAEDDDDDEDDDDDDDEDEEEEDDD; this is encoded by the exons ATGGCCAAAGGTGACGCTCGTAAGCCGAAGGGCAAGATGTCTGCCTATGCCTACTTTGTTCAAACCTGCCGAGAAGAACACAAAAATAAGAATCCAGAGATCCCAGTGAACTTTTCAGAGTTTTCCAAGAAGTGCTCTGGAAGATGGAAG ACAATGTCTCCAAAGGAGAAGTCAAAGTTTGAGGACCAGGCCAAGCAGGACAAAGCTCGCTATGATTCGGAAATGACGAGCTATGGTCCTCCTGGGAAGAGGGGCAAGAAGGCACTGAAGGATCCTAATGCACCAAAGAGACCTCC ATCGGGATTCTTTGTTTTCTGTGCTGAGCAGCGTCCCAAGATCAAAGCCCAACACCCAAGCTTTGGCATTGGGGATGTGGCCAAGAAGCTTGGTGAGATGTGGAACAACTTGACAGACTCCAATAAGCAGCCGTATCTTGCCAAAGCCAACAAACTCAAGGAAAAATACCAAAAG GATGTGGCAGATTACAAAGGAGGAAAAGTGGGTGGGGCAGGAGCCTCTAAATCAAAGAAGGCTgaagacgatgatgatgatgaagacgatgatgacgatgatgacgaggatgaggaagaggaggatgatgattaA
- the LOC129863477 gene encoding protein EOLA1-like: MTLQVGCLSFRQPYAGLVLNGVKSIETRWRPLLSAMENCTLAIHIAQKDWEGDQWRDMLTNTLGMSHMQIEELLASGDRFGRGVVAGLVEVGETWCCSDNVPEEDLRELEKAAVLTGLTEKHLTQLSNPRWLKEPLYARGHKDIWTVDIPVQLLPSA; the protein is encoded by the exons ATGACATTACAAGTGGGTTGCCTATCATTCAGGCAGCCGTACGCGGGGTTAGTACTTAATGGTGTAAAAAGTATTGAGACACGTTGGCGCCCCTTGTTGTCCGCAATGGAAAATTGCACTCTAGCTATTCATATTGCGCAGAAGGACTGGGAGGGCGACCAGTGGAGAGACATGCTCACCAATACACTTGGAATGAGCCATATGCAAATAGAGGAGCTTCTGGCTTCAGGTGACAGATTCGGCCGTGGAGTCGTGGCAG GCTTGGTGGAGGTGGGGGAGACTTGGTGCTGCTCTGACAATGTGCCAGAGGAGGATCTGAGGGAGCTGGAGAAGGCAGCAGTGCTCACTGGGCTCACAGAGAAACACCTCACACAGCTGTCAAACCCACGCTGGCTCAAGGAACCCCTTTATGCCAGAGGTCACAAAGACATTTGGACAGTGGACATCCCAGTACAATTACTGCCATCTGCGTAG